The genomic window GTACAGGTGCATTAACTCGATGAAAAGCCATGTAtagtaataaaatttgttttaataaaaacatGAAATGGTTATGGTAAAAATAGGTACATTtggctaccaaaaaaaaaatagtccCAAGTAAGCGTCTCAATAATACGAAATAGAAGCGCGCAGGTCACTAGTGTTCAATTTCATTCTTGCTTGGACGTCCTGAGTTGTTGAAAATACTTCTTATCCTATCTTAAAACCTAATTTTCCGTATCCTATATATCTACTATATAAATAGGTAAGTTGAAATGTTTGCGCCCCCTAAAAATGACACTTATATTGATGCCAAATACGTATTTGATGTTTTTGTGTTGAGAAAACTTGCACGTCTCATGCAAACGAGCTCAGATTCGATTTTGCGTACAAATTAACGAAGAGCGTGTACATAGTTGTTTTGTTGGGAGAAATGTGTAACTTCCTTTGCTGATATTCAATGTGTTTACAAAAAACATACcagaatattcaagttggagtatTTATTCATTTTGTTGGTTGCAATATTGTTGTGTACCTCTTATATTTTTCACCTTtgtattaagtcgctttcatgtttgtcccatGTTTgtcgaatttttgacccacggaaaagtcttttacGGTACaaagcaagtgaaaaaaatccactaggtggcgcacggatcgtgatatacagaaaattaattgtaaaatggaaattttgcgatcgacttttaactaacttctcgatgatccagagacttgaaacttagcacatagtttgcgagtcgatgacactacaattcgtggaaaacaaaatgccgccaggtggcagacgaatcgagataaacgaaaatccatgaaaatccctgaaaaaacacagagaatcttgcgatcgatttttaactaacttcccggcgagctagagacttgaacctttttgatcaaaaaaattctgctaggtggcgGGCTATGAAGCTTGGGccataagtcagaacccggtgccAATgcaatatttcatcaaaaaaatcgccatttttaactaacatcacggtgacctagagacttggaacgtagcacatagttcgagacccggtgacaataccatttacagaaaacaaagtttagctaggtggcgtgctaattaagataactgcaaatccctgaaaaacgaggggaatctttcgatcgattttcgaataacttcccgatgagctagagacatgaaacttgggcggtaagtcagaacccggtgactatgcaatattttatcaaaaaaaatccgctaggtggcgcatggatcgagatattgagaaaactagttttaaattgggaatcttgtaatcgatttttaactaacttcctagATATCTGGAGAcctgaaacctgaaatatagtttaaaactcggtgacagtgcaatgtttgaacaaaaaatttgagctacgtaacgcacaagtagaactatttagaagattaggccatactttcatggctagcctcctgagtgttgcaggtgttgtagaattccacctcgttgaaatctcaactcaatgcacgtccttgcataatTTTAGGCGTAGGCGCCTTTCACCACGATACTTTTAGACTTTcagcgtatgcgaatttcaccacgattttcagctatgcagattaagtagctgacaaatgaGGTGGAAATCTcctgttatgatgcgaggtggaattctgttgatTTCGTCAGTGTTTTTAGCGAAAATTCCACTCATTCTCTTAAAtctagctattttgaacaaataaataaagataacaattttcacttaggaattacttaagttactaatcaaagttgcgattgcctttttgtaggcagaactaaaaaattgaaaataaaaagatgataaacaaattttaaggactacctttatataaatggaccaaaaaatagatggcaatttttcctttaatacagacatagtcttgttgaattttgactaaaaactttaaaatagctaTTGTAAAAGAATTTGggatttaaataatcaattagttaatcccaagtacatggtttgccttaaattgaaagactgTGCTCCACCttttagttttaaatcccaaaattcttttaaaagagctattgttaaagttttttagtcaaaatccAACAAGACTATGCCTGTATTAAGGGGAaatttgccttctattttttggtccatttatataaaggtagtcgtgaaaattttttattatctttttatttaatataataaaacaaaataacataaaataaaatagaataaaatagaataaattatttaataattttgggaaaaatttaaacaacgtgacatcaggacggacaaggcgacagctgtttcgattataccttgtaaatctcttcaaagccttttctcccgggagtgggagtcgaactcgcacccctacgatagttgaaatggttgtaaacgcattcagctacgtcatgcctgttgtgaagtctttcccaattgccttctttatgcatattttaatcttttacacattgcatacttcgtatgcaattatgtgttaaagctatgcttggtacggcggttttcaaagaaactttggtttttgttgctgttttcgttctatttatagaactacaacgaattaaccaattttgtctgtttgtatgatttttaataatcggggattgcccatattgcttttttttaaatgtatgaaaacattttatttgaagcaattttttaattttataatttatttaataattttgggaaaaatttaaacaacgtgacatcaggacggacaaggcgacagctgtttcgattataccttgtaaatctcttcaaagccttttctcccgggagtgggagtcgaactcgcacccctacgatagttgaaatggttgtaaacgcattcagctacgtcatgcctgttgtgaagtctttcccaattgccttctttatgcatattttaatcttttacacattgcatacttcgtatgcaattatgtgttaaagctatgcttggtacggcggttttcaaagaaggcaattgggaaagacttcacaacaggcatgacgtagctgaatgcgtttacaaccatttcaactatcgtaggggtgcgagttcgactcccactcccgggagaaaaggctttgaagagatttacaaggtataatcgaaacagctgtcgccttgtccgtcctgatgtcacgttgtttaaatttttcccaaaattattaaataaattataaaattaaaaaattgcttcaaataaaatgttttcatacatttaaaaaaaagcaatatgggcaatccccgattattaaaaatcatacaaacagacaaaattggttaattcgttgtagttctataaatagaacgaaaacagcaacaaaaaccaaagtttctttgaaaaccgccgtaccaagcatagctttaacacataattgcatacgaagtatgcaatgtgtaaaagattaaaatatgcataaagaaggcaattgggaaagacttcacaacaggcatgacgtagctgaatgcgtttacaaccatttcaactatcgtaggggtgcgagttcgactcccactcccgggagaaaaggctttgaagagatttacaaggtataatcgaaacagctgtcgccttgtccgtcctgatgtcacgttgtttaaatttttcccaaaattattaaataaattataaaattaaaaaattgcttcaaataaaatgttttcatacatttaaaaaaagcaatatgggcaatccccgattattaaaaatcataaaaatagaataaagttaacaaaaaataaaataaaagaaataaataaatatatatatatacacaaaatttaaaagaaatgaagGGAAAGGAAATGCAAAGAGAGGTAATTAAAGAAAGTAAAGAGTGAAGGAACTGAAAGGAAAGGTAAGAAAAGAAAagggaagaaaagaaaagaaaagaaaagaaaagaaaagaaaagaaaagaaaagaaaagaaaagaaaagaaaagaaaagaaaagaaaagaaaagaaaagaaaagaaaaagataaaCAGAAAAGAAGAGTAAAGAGGAGATAAGAAAGCAAGGGGAAGAAAAGAAAATgataagaaaagaaaggaaaaaagcaAAGGTATAGTTCCGCCTATAGTGGTTGAATTTTAACCACTGGGAGAACTCTAGTTACATATAAATCATTAAGAAGCCCGTTCAAGCAAGCTTTTGTACTTAGaacttattttcttttaaataaacaaaagctgCTAATCTAATGGAAAGTTCAACAAGGTTTTTATTTACGCATTTGTATTTAGTTCATACATttctattatatttattatttagcaGAACTTACGTAAACGGGAAAAAGAACAAAATGCCAAAACTTCTTTTTAGGCTTTTTAAGCTGCTCTCAAATAAAATGGCTTTGTCAAAATTAACAAAGGCGCTTCATTACATATTTGCTAAAAATAAGCACCAGAGAAACAGCTTAGCAAATAAAAGAAAACGTACTTTTTTCACGGCGCCCTAAGTATTTCATGAAAAAAGCGTAAGTCAAAAGTGAACCCACTCAATAATTACTTCAAAGCGAATTCATATAAAACTAAAGTCAGTGTTGGGCCTTGAAAAATTGTACTTGCTAAAATATATTCGAAGTTTTGAGAAAAAGGTACCAGAAGAATTGGGAGCAACAAGGGAAGTCAACTCTAGCTCCAATGCCCCCTCGAACTCAGTCAGAGGTCTCCTCCTTCCTCTACTTCCAACAATGTCGATTGGtctactttcttggccggatcgtcttcgtccattcgcctAACATGACCAAACCATTGAAGTCTTTGGGCATTTATTTGCTGCACATTTTTCATATCTGTGTTCAGCTCATACCACTCATCATTATACTTAAAAACTCGATACTCGCAGTTTTTATCATGAACAGGACATTAAGTCTTCCGgaaacttttatctcgaacactccaaaaTCCATATCATCTGTTTCGAACCATACATCAAGAACGTGAGCAGTGGAGGCATGCTGGTGTAGATGCCAACCACTCAGCTATTTCTACTTTTTTTTACGCAATTTTTAACTCTGATATCTTTTACACATGAAAACCTGAAGTGTACCGAGTACTTTTTGGTGAgtcaaatggaactttttttagTAAAATTCTTCCAGATTAAAATTATATTCAACCTGATGACCACAGACCACCGATTAGGTGCGGATAAAAATGCTGATTACAAAACCTTTTTGTATTTTACAGAAACTTTGTTTCTTGGCTCAATCTTCGAGttatataattttctttaccCAGTACGAAGTTcttaatatatcattcatatgTGCCCATGCagcgacagaggagaaagacgatgaggtgaaagacgctttttatgaacatttagaacgcacataccagcgctgcccccgccatgatataaaagtcgttaTTGGTTCCTTTAACGCCAGAGTGAGCAAAGAAGATGTTTTTGGccccacagtcggaaagttcagcctacacaatgaaacttctcctaatggactcaTGCTGATTGTATTTGCGGGTGCTCTAAATATCGTCAAATCCAGTACGAGGTTCATGCCGATCGAAATACACGCATTCAGACGACCAGTTTATGATAGACGGACGGAATGCTTCCAGTGTTTTAGacgtgcgcacgatccgaggacctaacaacGACTTGGACCATTATCTTGTCGCAGCCAAAATAGGCGCCCGCCTCTGCGCAGCTAATACCAAGGAACAAAaagcacaaggaaagctagatgtCAAAAGGCTgaaatcgcaacagactgccaatgatttcgaaTCTTGATTCTCAcaactgctctctgagagcacaactcaacccGACGGAATACAGGAGAAATGGGAGCAtatcgcgttgcaaccgaaagaaaagatgctGCTTACAGGGCTGCGTTAAAAGCCAGCtcaacaagaagagtgtgtgaacgttatcgcgagttgaaaagggaagcgatacgccttttcaggaagaaaagaacagaggcagaaaggcgtgcgTACGCGGACCTTGAACTGCCCTtgaacgcccgaaaattctacaaaaaaatttggtgaaagacggaaggttttaagtccggggcaaggttaggttgaaatggccagtccatgaggacctcacatagactgaataagtccgaagtgttaccagaagtttgttttaacgaccaaattgaaaacccctatcaaaagccaggacttatgttataaaataactccgtcctctcaGCCAATACTAGAACCtctctaggacttaagccacttgctgcttctagatctgacagctatattactcctaatagctggagtcttagccggacaagcacagggcacgagcacaagaTGTGCTCTATCGCTTcgtcctccagcccgcacttcccgcatctgctatcactgaccgagcctaatttaaaggcatgtgacaccagaaggcagtgtccagtcagaatacccgtcattagtctacagtcctctctttttaatgatagaagcaactttgttagtctaaggtcgtaaaacctacacataatcttcaacactttacagcccagcgcttgaactcacgccttttccgcttgatCGATCATATCTACGGTTGCGTCCTTTTTAGTTAGTTCGCCCGCTGTTTCAttcccaaagactttactcgactcagtgccacgtatgcttgtccctcctcgaactccaaagtattttgatgtcacttctaccaaaTATGCAGATCGGACCTcagatacgatttttttaaataattctatccatgcgccaccggagtttttttttgttattattgcatAGTCATCGGGTTTTTaaccatattccaagtttcaagcttgtagcttatcgggaagttacttaaattttaattacataattCGTAAACCACCGTTTAAAAATGTGTGGCAACTGCAACGTTATCTATGTACGTCGTAAGTTTAACATGTTCctcgtcgaaccgcctaagcagtTGGCTGATAGCCAGCGTACATACCAAAGGAGATAATACCCCACCCTGTGGCGTACCTACAGTGATTACGTGGCCTCATGCAACCTCTCTTGTGAAGTAACCTTTCTGCAATTTAATATGCCTTCAATCCATCTCTTTATGACTGGTTGTACTTCAATGTATTTTAGATCATCAATGTTCCCCAgattagagacattattgaaagtaCCTTACCTTGTGGTTGTAATCACCCTTTACAGTTCCATGTCAACAGACTTGCCtctggtgtacgcatgttgtgttgcgGAGAACAGTTTTTTATCAATGTTTgactttatgtacatatctatcaggCTCGCAATGGCTTTGAGCAGAAATTGTGTTAATCTAATTGGCCtgtagtctttggaatacatacGACTGATCTTAaacgcctttggtaggaaaactacacgagcagttctcttAGAGTGCGGCACATGATTCAGTTTTATTCACTCATCCGATATTGTGCAACTTCTTTACTTGAAATTTGTAACATGGCacggaatataccatctggaccTGGCGATTTAAACACAGAGTaagtcttcaccgcccattcgatttTGGTATCGAACACCAAACCCGATACTATCTGTCCGTGATCGCCGAAGTGTAAGTTCTGTCTGCTGGCTGTTCTGAATCATCGCCCGCttggaaatgtgtgtcgaaaagtAACTACTACGTGAATATTTCCCTCTCTCTTTATTTTTGTGTCCCTGTACTATATTTCCCCCTGCCAGGACTCAAACGCGGCGCACAAGAAGTATACACAAAAATGTTTCTATGAGACTATCTTTGCTGTGGAAATATCACCCATGTATATCCTCAACAGATCCTATGCTCGTCGCTGCACGCTTCGCTTTCTCCGACCTTTGCCAGCTTATCCATtccttttacttattttctaagaAGACTCAGTTTCTTGCGGCTTCTGAATCTTCTTAGTTTTTTGCTACATATTTCTGGAATTCGGTGCGGTTTGCTGACCTACTGTTGCTAAAAGCTCCTCCCTCATTTACCTTTTTAGGGAGAtcctgaagctgatatacgcatggtgcGAGTAGGAGGGTCCAGCAAGAATCATCCAATAGCACCTTGGTACATCACGTTCAgtgctcaatgtaatatcaagaaaATAGCTGGACTTAAATAAGTAGGTACACTACCCCTTTTTATTATCTGCAAATTGTTTGCAATATGTTACATAATGGAGACTGGCCTATGTAACTTTTCAGTAGTGTTGCCacctatatatatacgtatatgtttaattattttattatattaaactaTTATCACCATTACGTTTTATAAAGAGAATgaaaacacaaagcaaaaagCTTATCATGCATACATCGcaataacaaatatatattttccaaCAATAATTAAATCTCCTATCCATTCATAGCACCGGTTATAAATCGTCGAACTTTTTGATTATTCATATTCACATATACACCAGGAAATCCTTGACGTGCGCAACCATTACCAAATGATACCACTGTGCAAAACTGGCCATTCACAATGCCAGGTGCACCAGAATCTCCCTGACACGTATCCCTTTGTCCACGCCCTGCGCAAATCATTGCTGCTGTTATTGTTATCGAAACAGTCTGATAACGCCTCGCACAATATCTCCGCCTTACAACAGTCAGAGTAGCAGTTCTAAGTTCATTGACTCTTGGTTCGTTTTCACCTGTTCGTCCCCATCCACTAACACGCATTTGTGTGCCTGCTGGCATCGTTGTATTGCACAGTGTTAATATCGCCACATTGGCGCCGGCATTGAACGGAGTACGTACCCTAATCGCACCAATATCCATGTTTTGTGTCGCCGTATTGTATTCGTTCGAATAAAACATTTGATCGACTCTACGACGTTGACCCGTTTGTTCTAAATCCGTTACACCAGCTACCACGGTAATATCATTCGCTTGAAAAGTCGCCAAACAATGCGCCGCTGTAATAACAAGGTCCAGGCGGACTAGTCCGCCAGTACAATAATATTCACCATCATTCAGTAATGCCACCATATATGGACTATTTTCTATTGTATCTGGTCTGCCATTAACTATTTTATCATCAGCACTCGCGCTGATTAAAAAAGCGCTGAATACCAAAAACAGTGCAGCAAAATTATTGTGTGCCCTCATTTTTAAAGTTAGTGACTTAGTTCTCTTCTTGCGTAGTTCTAAGTGATAGCAGGAAAACAGTTTGAGTTTTATTTATAAGTGTAATAACCATCTAATACAAAGCTTTTACTGAAAGCTTGTGtcaaaattaacacaaaaatttCAGCAAAGAATTATTGATATTTGAAGAATTTAAAAACGCATTTTATTTGACTGGTATTGGCACCTTTGTTTGTATATTTGGGttgttttataataaataaattgaagGGGTTATCGTGCTGGCGTAAGTCACATTTATACTGAGGCCAAATGAGTGGTTTCAAATCGTTCATTCGAATGTGTTTACACAAGGTGCATGCTACCAGAAAACAAGATAATACGATTTTGACGTATTTGACACGAGTTCTGAAAAATCAATACCAATAATGTCAATAATTAAAAGTATCCAAATAGTAGGCCATCGTGGTGTAGTTGTAGCGTGCTTcacttaccacaccgaagatcctagattgacactccgggcaaagcaacatcaaaattatagaagtaagatttttcaattagaagaaattttttctaagtggGTTCCCCCCTCGGCAAAcattccgattgtatttctgccattaaaatctttcagtgaaaactcatctgccttgtagatgacGTTCgtagtcggcgtaaaacaagtagatcccgttccatgaaatattaaaaaggattacgaagcaaattggaagagaagttcagcctaaaatctcttaggaggttatcgcggattacatttatttttaatagataaagaaaCACCTGTATAGGTATTGCTTTACGGAGACTAAGCTTTCTTAAATTTTGACCTCTCAAGTAGGAAAGCCACCCACAAACTATTGCATAGCAGTTTGTCTGTCTTCCTTCAAAATTTATTGTATTGCTACTATGCGCCTTTTTGTTTAATAGGAGTATGGATAAATGCGGATAAACATTCAATTCCGCGTCGGTATATTACAGTTTTGATCATACAACAGGTGTGACACATCCTCAGATTCACCTCACATGGAACTCTGTCCCTGCCTTCAGATGTTTGGAAAAACTCCCTTTATATATTTAGCTCCATGCTTTTATTAGCATCACAAGACTTCGTTGCTCCGTTCATCTTCACCACAATTCAGCTTATCAATCATTTGGTAGCAGCAGCGCCCTTTGTTGCAACAAGGCCAACGCTACTTTGCATTGCAGTCCATTGAGAGGGAGAATTTGTTACCCAAGCACTACTAAGCTAAATGAAGCTAACACaggtatattttttaaaattgcatTCATCCTTACATAAAATATATAGTTGGATAATCGTTCTCCTGCCCTATATTATTCACCCATTCTCTTTCTCTCCCTCTTCAAATCCCACTCCTATcctcttatttttctttttctacttTTCCTTTTAAGGCTTTTTATAAAACTCTCCCTTTCCCCTACCTCCTTAACCCTccttatttgatacccatattctgaaaaaattttggtctatatctcaaaTATGGGTTCTCATATGAAACTAAAACCCACTTATAACCATCTGTGAAATTTTACAAAACTATAGCAGCCATGATATTTAAAACTGGTTCATCCGATCTTTAGTTATAAAATTTTAGTGAATCAAAAGTCAGCCTTAATAATCCATTACAAACAAGTCGCTCCAACCTGGTGGACTTTActgtaaaaaattatatatagatAAGAATTTTCGAAAAGGTCAGCCACTGGTTCACTTCAccaaaagaaaagtttctcatATATTAAGATAAAGTGAACCCTGTACAGAATTTCAAGAAAACCgcacaataaatttattttttggaaTAGTTTGGTCTTTGATCCACTTTCTGGaaagaaatttttctcaaatagTAACTCTATCAAGGAGATatcctgtaccaaatttcaagcaagtAGCGACATAAAAGTACCCATTTTTTAAAAAGCAAAATTATCTTTTGCCGAAAATgctggaaaaattaaattttgtatttcttTGGGTTTTTATGTTTTTCTGTTAATTATGGAAAATAATTTACTTTCAATTAACATTTATTAACCTTAGGCAGTTCACAATCTCTCCGATTCGCCGTTTGTGCTATgcttcaccaaattttattttgaaaaccatGGAAAgaactcaaatcttaaaattgtaCATGAATACAACACTCTTTTGAATTGCCCAATTGCCTAAAAACCCTGAAAGACCAAGCGAAACCGACTAGAATTTTGACTCCACTAAGTACTCAATAAAACAATAATGAGtcaattaagaatttgtattttttatgaaaaattatttcaataaggactttataaaaaaatttactaattacTTCAATAACTCCCTGTGTGAAATTCGTAACAGGCGTTTGGATGTTTTACACTTTTATTTCATACAAGCAAAACTATTTGTTTTCAATCACAatcataaacatttatttatatataatacaaaaatattcgcAGTTATGGAACATACTCGCCAACTAACGATTCATCACATTTCTTATAAATCGTCGCACTTTTgcattatttatatttgtatatacgcCAGGAAAATTTGCACGCGCACAACCCTTCCCAAATGATACCACTCCACAAAGTTGACCATTCACCACACCCGGTGCTCCTGAATCTCCAATACAGGCATCAATTCCGCCACGTCCCGCACAAATCATTGATGGAGACAATATAATCGATACGGTCTTATAATGATACGCACAAAACTGCCGTCTTACTATAGGCATAACAGCAGTTCGTAGTATATCCACATAATCTGTACTATTTTCATATGTTACACCCCAACCACTGACACGTACTTTTGTGCCAAGTTTTAATTTTCTACGGCAAAGTGGTATCGTGGTGACAGTTGGACCAGCGATGAAAGCTCTGCGTACCTTAATAGCGCCTATATCCATTGTTCTTGATGTTGAATTAAAAGATTTTGAGTA from Eurosta solidaginis isolate ZX-2024a chromosome 3, ASM4086904v1, whole genome shotgun sequence includes these protein-coding regions:
- the LOC137246889 gene encoding seminase-like, coding for MNSRTHIVLLLVLLSCLLTNTNAHDRIVNGTPSNITVSPYMVSLRNLGTYFCSGGLVTLKLVITAAHCLTVFRVEHVSVVAGVTSLQETGQRRRVHTLYYSKSFNSTSRTMDIGAIKVRRAFIAGPTVTTIPLCRRKLKLGTKVRVSGWGVTYENSTDYVDILRTAVMPIVRRQFCAYHYKTVSIILSPSMICAGRGGIDACIGDSGAPGVVNGQLCGVVSFGKGCARANFPGVYTNINNAKVRRFIRNVMNR
- the LOC137244851 gene encoding trypsin-like, translated to MRAHNNFAALFLVFSAFLISASADDKIVNGRPDTIENSPYMVALLNDGEYYCTGGLVRLDLVITAAHCLATFQANDITVVAGVTDLEQTGQRRRVDQMFYSNEYNTATQNMDIGAIRVRTPFNAGANVAILTLCNTTMPAGTQMRVSGWGRTGENEPRVNELRTATLTVVRRRYCARRYQTVSITITAAMICAGRGQRDTCQGDSGAPGIVNGQFCTVVSFGNGCARQGFPGVYVNMNNQKVRRFITGAMNG